The region AGatatgattttataaatcCTCAACTTACCTTGcccaccgcctcctcctggAGCACCTGCTCCGCCGCCAAATCCTCCTTGGCCGCCGGCTCCTGGAGCACCCCCTCGACCTGCTCCACCGCCATATCCTGATCCGCCGCCACCTCCTAAGATCATGAAAATTGCATGTAACGTGCGGGAACGTTGTTAGCCGTGGCAAGGCCCGCAGCTCAACTTATATACCCGATTATCAGTCAGTATATACAAAATCTATCACTGTTCGCGACGGGGTCGAATTGATATCACGAGTGGCTTCGTCGCTTACAGCGGGGAGGCTGGATTTTAAGTAGGACAACCAGCGCGGACCGCTGGTCCTCTCAATTAGGCCCATAATTCTCATAATAGAcggaaaaaacacaaaaagccGCGATCGCTAGTTACTTTTTAATGTTAATCAGTGCAAAGATTACCGCTTACCGCCTTTCAacctatatatattttatatatatatttgtttttttacaAATCGGGTATATAACTTGAAAAGAAACCCCCTTATTTATCTTCTACTTACCCTGCCCACCGGCGCCTCCGTATCCTCCTGGGCCACCGGCGCCTCCTAAGAACGGGAATATTGTAAGCAAGGACACGCCGTCAATGATCAGCTGGTACTTACCCTGGCCACCGGCTCCTCCACTGAAGCCACCACCCGGAAGTACAGAAATACCCTGGGCGGCTAATGCTTTGGCAATGGCCTCCGGAACGGGCGGTGGTGTTGGTAGTGCTGCTCCGGAGGGAACGAATCCGTTCTCATCGGCCGTGTACGAGATCTCGACCAGCTCGCCCTCGGGATTGGTGTACGAGTAGGAGCCCATAACGGAAGGGATCTCACTGTCGGAGCCCTTGTTCTTTACGGTGCCCTCCTCCTGGGCCTTGATGCCGTTGCCCGTCTCGTAACTGAAACGGTAGTTGCCGTCGCCATCGTTTTCGTTCACGAACGACAATATTGGGATGGGCGGACCAGCTGGAGGAGAAGCCGCTGGAGCACTGGGACGTTGAGCAGGGGCCGGTCCAATGGGTCGACTTGCACCGCCAGCGCCTGAAAATCCGCCCAGGCCATTGTTGATTCCACCCAATCCGTTATTGCCACCTCCTGGCCTTCCGCCACCGCCGAAGCCACCTCCTGGTCCCTGAAGACCTGCTCCCGGACTGCCGCCCGCACTAGCCGCACTCGCCGGCGGCGGCAGGTATTTGTTGTCCAACTTTGCACTCCGCGCCAGCGTCAGCATCGTGATCAGAAGAGCCTAGTCCAGAGAAAGGAAAAGCATGAGACAGAGGATCGGATTGGATTACAAATTGATGTCTGGCATATGTAAAGTTCATCAGAATCCCAATTGCCATCGCGATGCACAAGGCACTCACGATCCCAGGGAGAGGCTGAATTCCTGATGGAGTCCCCCCATTGCATTGGGGTCAAGAGTAGACAGGCGTAAGACCGAGTGGTAACTGCCATTTTATTAATGAAATATTCACTCATTGAGGGACCGCTCTCCACTCACGTTTTCCATTGTTGCCAGCGGATAACCCATTAAGGCTGTGCgccatcatcgtcgtcatcgaGCGCTGCGACGAACTCTGATATTTATGGACTTCTTGTAAGACAGAAGATGTCTGCTACTTGCGACTTGCAGCAGCTACATAGAGTTGCATGCCTCGGCGTGTGAACAATCACAGAGGCAGCTAAGGAGACTCTGGGGAATGCGGGTCTCCGATGGGAGCTGCTGGGGGACTGATGCTACTGATGGGAAGGTTAAGTAAATGTAGCCTGGCCGGGTGTCAAGTTGAAGTTTAAACCGTTTACGAGTTACTTCTCCACGTACTGGCCATAAACGTAACAGCTTTATCGACTGCTGCATCAATGATGAGCTCAGTGTCCCCCGCGCAGCTGTCCCCCCGTCCGAATAATGGAAATTCTGACATTTGCCGCACTGAATCATCCATGTTGCATGCTGCACTCAACGCCTGCCCCCGTGGCAACAGCATTCTCAGGCAGTTCGTGACCAGAGCAGTTGTCCCAAAGAGTTGCGCAACCAGAATTGGAAGCCACCCAAACCCAAAGTACTCGAAGTATAATTGTGGTAATTCCAAATGGGCTGCCAATTGGGTCGCCACTGCATCAATTTCGGGTCCGGCCAGTCGCTGATGATCTGCCGCTGGAGGCGGGGGCTGACACGACCACAGAAACAGAGCCACGATGCAGATGGATTCTTCTTGGGCAACTTTGCGTGCCGGGCGGGGGTTTCCTCATCATCAGCTATCTCTGATTTTAAATGGCCTTTTAATTTATGCGTTTTTTTGCGCCAATACTATGGAGGGGGTCGGACTGGATGGATTCACTTGGGATACGTTATGTGGAGATGGGCAGGGACTTACCCATTTCAGAGCCATCTCTGATTTCTTTTGATTGAGCGAGTATATTCCAAGTCTCAACAGGAGCTAGGAGATGTATCCTTGGATGTCCTTTTCCCAAACACCAATCACTaatcacagacacacacacacgcacacgcacaaacAAACTCTATGCACTCTCTCTGAAATAAGTCACAAATCCATGCGAATCCTATGGTCCTTTTGGGTTTTCCAGCAGCCGCCTCCGCGTGTCGTGGCTCCTCTATTGTCACGGTACTAGTGTGCCGATCGCAGCCCAGGTTCTCCAGCTTTTATACTTTGTTTGGCGCCAAATGCAatcaaatggaatggaatgaacgAAAACGCTGCCGAAGCCGAGgctgaagctgcagctgaagcCGGAGATGGAGACGATGTGCCGATGGAGACGGAGAGCAGACCGAGTGCTGGCTGAGATTTTGATAGTTTATGGCATTTATTGCAATCGTGTGCAGCTGTGTTGGTTGGCTGGCAGAAACAATTGCATGCCGAAGGGAGACCTATGGTCGATGATGGGATGGGCagggggctggtgctggtgctgcggaGACTATTGTCTCAGCGGCGGCATCTCGTTTACCCAATGTACCTTGTCTTGTTAAACATACTCGCAAGTACGCTCTCAGCCACATCAACTCTCCCTGGGTCGGTAAAATTAGCAAGTTTCTGGCGATGATGGCGCTCTGGTGCTCGTAAATCGAAATCCAATCGAAACCCTCAACGGTTGAGTGcatcatcagcttcatcagcatcatcatcatgccAAACgactcatctcatctcatctccaTTGAATGGCACGTTTGGGAAACAATTTTAATGCGCTTCGAATGCAATCGGAATTGGCGTCAAGAACCGCATGTAGCGGTGTCTTCTAATCATGTCTGATCCGACACGGATGTCAAATAACCTGGGCCAGGTTGCGTCCAGTCTTTGACCTTTTGCACCCCAGGAAAACTGGAATCGAAATGGTAATAAATACCGCTAATATCACCATCGACACCCTGGGGCCTGGCGGGagaccacaaaaaaacaacacaagtTGCGCAAAACAAGTTGCTCCATTTGGTGGCAACATCCATCTGCCCGGGCCACATCCAGCAGAAAGGGCAGTtgcttctctttttcttttttgtttttttttcggatttttttgtttgaatgtgAAAATTCGTTGCCCCGTTGTATGGGGCCAAGTTTAGGCCAAAATGCCTGACGATttctggcagcagcagcatcagtagGAGAATGCTCATTGACATTTGCCCGTTTGCACTGTTGTCGTCGCGCGGTGTTTAGAAAGGCAGCTCCACCGAAAGAGACACACACGGACGGACACGGGCCTCGGCAGGTTGTCATCGCAGCGGTCTCATTCTTGGTGGCATGGGATGGTCGCCTTGGGTGATCGAGGCGGCACAGCTGCGCGCACCAGAACGGCAGCCAAGTGGCAAAAGGAATGTGCACGCATGTGGCCACACGAGCAGCGAGGAatgagacaaaaaaaaatgggacAGACGCGGgccacgctgcgtatgcgcaacATTCAGCATACGGCGCGTTGCACGGCACGGAACAGCACTGCTTTGCATTGGCCTTGCCAAATTAACACACAAATGAGTGTGGCACACCCCCATCGTAGTCGCCTGTCCGGGCTATTGCAAAAGTAGATATTATCGAAAATATTAACCAATGCTTGGGGGGCGGCAATTACTATGATTCATTCAACTCGGATgcggttgcagttgcagttgccagCAGTCAAGAATGTTTGCCGCGTTTTGGGTTTTTCTATTCTATCGAGTAGTAGTTCCTGTTGATGAAGCTGTGTGCTGCCTCTACCTTCTATCACATTATTTATAGCGTAAGTATGATTACTCAATCGTAGAcataaaatagaaaatagaaaatgttTATTCAAGCCTCAGAGTTCGTGCAGGGAGGGAATTGAATTCAGCCACCAATGCCAtcagatgtgtgtgtgtccaagAGTAGAGACTTATTCGCCAGTCATCATCTCCATGAATTCTGTGGATCAAATGGTGGGAAAGTGGAGCAATTAGTGGCATTCAGATACGGAGATCGGGTACAGAGCCGGAAGCCTAAAAATAGTCAGCCACAAGGGCAGGCAGAACGACATTGTCTTTTCGGCCAGCCTGAACGGAGAACAGCGGGCCTGTAGAGCCTACAAATTGATATAATTTGCTTCTTCCTCAACGCTGGCACGGGGCCAAAGAATTCGGGATTCATGAGGCATGCTCTGCTAATTGGTCGGTGTTAGCGTCAGCCGCTCTACTAACCATCAAAGTCCACGGTGCCAGAGCCATCAGAATCGATTTCCTCAATCATCATGTTCAGTTCCGTGTCGGTCAGCTGATCGTCGAGCTCCTTCAGGATCTCCTTCAGACAGGAGGTGGGAATGTAGCCATTGCCCTGCTTGTCGTATAGACGGAAGGCCTCACGCAGTTCCTTCTGCATGGCCtcgtcatcctcctcgacgaTGAATTTGGCGGCCAGCTGCACGAACTCCTCGAACTCCAAGCGGCCGGATTCTGTTCAAAGATTCAGTTTAGTAGATACCCATGGAGAAGGCAAGGGGAGTACTCACTGTCCTCGTCGACCTCATTGATCAGCTCGTCGAGAATCTGCCTGTCGAAGGGCTGGCCCATGAGGCGCAGGATGTCGGCCACCATTTCGGTGGGGATGCTGCCGGTCTTTTGGTGGTCAAAGCTGTTGAATGCCTTCTGCAGAACGGCAATCTGCTCGGGGGTCAGGTCTTCATCCTGCAAAGCAATTAAAGCCGCATTAGAAATATCCGGATAGCTATAATCCTCGTCTTGCTCCACGCACAATATTATCCATGCTGaactcttctgctgctgatgctcgTTGTTCACCAGATAGATCACCGCTAACGACTGAATCGGATGCCCAGATCCACTATACCCATGCTTTCGTCCGGAGAGTGTGTATACGGaggcacacccacacatccacTACCAGAGTACAGAGACATTCCAAAAGTAACAGGCTAATTTATGGTTTTCAACAGCATctcaaaaataaaaccagggaaacaaacaaacaaaagcaaaggccACCCCACCatcgcacacgcacacatggaAACGGGAAAACCAATGGAAAActtaaaaattttgtttaatttgttgctTTGTGAAACGAAAAACGAATACGAAAAGCACTGTAAAACCATCGAGCACTGTGCCCCTGTTGGCCAGCACCATCACCCACACCCTCACCCACAtcaacaccaccaccagagCAATTCCATTTTGTAGTGGTTTGCTAAGGCTTAACGTGGACATCGATGGTTATTTTTAACCGACACTGAAAGGAAATTTCCGAGCTAACTGGAATTCCAATGGCTATAAATGGTTTCATCTGAATCTTCAGTGTTCTAGTAATCGCATTAATAAACTAAATTCATATGTTTCTCTCAAGGAGTACTACTCAAATACCACACATTGGACCCGCAACCCTTGcctttctctcagtgtataGCCAAGTGACATTCAGTTCAATATATATCCATACAAACCATCATAATCGAGGCAAATATTATCACATTCTCCAGTATAAGGTGGTCCACGCTTATTGAATCAATCACTGCCGTGCCATGAATTGATTTTATAGCCCAGAAAAATTAacaagaaattaaataaagtcTATAAATTAGATGGAGggaaatacgagtattccaTATAGTATATGGAACtcatggaggaggaggaggaggggagcACAGATCAGGCGAACAGAGTGCCAAGAGACATTTTTATAAGCCATTCGAATTTTATTGTCTCTTGCGGTTCTGCTTcctatttaaatttaaatttaaatttaaacttgTTAAGTGACCGAAtaatatgcaaattgatttataCTAAACTCTGCTACAATGTGTTGCTGTGTTCATATGGCACACATTTCCAGAAATATACGAATACGCATGGGTACGAGTATTTGGAATATTGAggaaagccaaagaaaagtTGTTTACCAATTATGACAGCGGCAGCCAAAGCAGGCGCCAAAACTTGACGTCACTTTGACACATTGACCATTTGTTTATAAGTATGTGGTAtagttattaattaattagcaGATAAAATATGATGCCAATAACTCAAAGTGCCTCAGATTACTAATTGCCAACAGCTGGGGAGATGTGCATGAGAGATTCAAAGAGATTCCCTGATGATCTCTTCTCTTGATGGACAGGCGCCGACATCGATTCGTCAATCGATGGAAATCTGTTTTCAGTAACAGTGTGTCAGTGTTTTCATGTTGCGTTTTCCAAACGATTAGCCTCAGAGAGCCAGAGAATCAACGGGTTTCTTTTTAGTCGAATCGGTAACCGGAGCGCCAGAGTTTCAATGTTATTTTGACATTTGTGTGGCGGCGAGGTCTAGCCTTGATCGTCGCCAAGACCACTTTTGCCCAGAGTCTCAGGCAGCCGGATAATTGATGGAGGCATTCACTTTGCCCCGTCGTCATAATTGCAGTGGCATCTGCATCAACGAGTACACTAAACGCTCCTAGAGGCCCTCCTCTCAGCCATCCCACTTCTCATCGGATCGCTGTCAAACGCGATAAAACTTAACATTTGCATCTGAAGTTATGACAACAATAAGGCTGCTCCACTGATCCACTGATCCATCCCATCGTGATCACGTGATTGGATATCGCTGGTAAATGTAAATGGAAATGTCTCTCCCAGCATAGCATCTCCCATGCGGATCAAGTCTCAGGTCGGGTCGGATTGCCAATCTGGGTGAATGCGAATAATACATACTCGTGCATTACACGTTTGAATACAAATCCAAATTATGCATTCGTCATATGGGAAGTAACCCTATGGGCGTGTTTCTCGTAGGTGGGAAAGAGGTTTACTCGCAATATTGTTTTCGCCATTGCGTTTCATGGGCAAGCACTGATGGTTCCGAGCTCTGAGTCTGAGATCTTCTACTAGTGAGGTTCGCCCAAAAGTTTGGTATATCTCTGCATTGCTgaaaaacgaaatcgaaagtGATTTACATACCACTTGCCCCGTAGGTCCGAGTATCTATAAATTCAAGTTCAGGGCCAAAAAGTCAACTATTTAAGTagcataaatatgcaaatatgaatatgtatgtatgaatgtcTCCTCCTGTGTTTTTTCCCCTTGACTATCTCGTAGACCTTGTCATTTTTTGGGGGACGCATAAATTTAGGGGAACTCGTTTTAGTGTCCGCTAATTAGTTGCGATTGAATattcacatatgtatttcaGTTTCTCCCATCAGCCATGGACGTTCAGCAGAGATGCATGATCGATCCTTTGGGGAGGAATGAATTCGAAACTAAAGTTAACTTTTAactgcttttatttttggtaaaCAATGCTTATTCCTTAGGGGGGTGGGCTGCGATCCAGTCCAGAGCGCGCTGGATGGCCTCTGGGATTGGGGGAGGGGTTGGCAGAGGGGGGTTGGCAGCCAGCACCTGGTATCCGTTCTCGTCGGCAACATACTGGATGGAGACTGGCACTCCCTCGGGGGATGTCCAGGCCTGGTCTCCCTTAACCACCCACTGCTCGCCTTGCTGCTCACCTTGCTGGTGGACGTTCACGGAGTTGTCGAGCTCCAGAGCATACTTGAAGCTGTCAACGTTGACTTCCGCTTCACTACGGAGCACATTGGCATCCTCGTTGGCGTAGGCCacagccagcaggcaggcgAAAGCAATCTATTGTGGGGAATCGGAGAACAAGTTAGCCATTATCCTGCTAGGAATCTTTCGGGATTTAAAGCCACTTACGATGAACTTCATGTTGTTTTCTTGAAGACTTGAAGAGACTTACTGATATCGAAATGGAACTTCTGTCATCTTTTTATATGCTGCTTTTGCCGCGCTGCGATAAGACGCCCAAGTTCAGGTCGTCTGACGTAGAGGATTTTAAATTCCACTAATTATGCATATGATAATCAAAAATACACGTTTTCTGATTATCCAAAGATCCAAACGAAATTCATATCAAGACCCAAACAGGCGGAAGATGTGTCTGCGACGGAGACATTAACTATGTGTCGAATACTAGAAACATTGTAAAGATATAATTAATTCTCTATTTTCGtcaaaaaaatcgaaaaaagcAGCATTTTAATAAGTTTGTTCGTCTTGTTTTAAACTGGTTTCAATATTGTTCGCATTTTGTGTAAATATAGATGTCTGTTGGCTCCGGCGTGGACAAGGCCACCTTGACAGCACACGCTGTCCCACGCTGCCGACAGCTTTGCTATTCTCCTGGCCGTCACCCCCGCAAAAGATCAATCTGAATCAATCAACCTCTCTTTTTcgattataaataatttacttTATTGCCCATTTAGCGGTAATCTAAAGCTATGCGTTGCCGCTCATCAATTTTTGTACGGCACGATCGAATTTTCTGCAAAAAGAAATGGGATGTGAATGGGAGTATAAAAATTATCCCATGGGAAGACTTACTTGGAAGTCAGGGACTCGCCCGGAATGTAAAAAGGATTGCAGACGGCATCTGTGTAGAGGATATGCAGGTTTCGAAAGATCTGGAAAGCATTGAAAGTGGCATTGGCATGTCTGCCAGCTGTGGGACTAGTACTTACCGCTCGCACCTCGTTCTCCCGCAGAGCAACGTTGCTGGAATCAATGACCACTATGAATTTCACCCGGGAATTGGTGACGAAGCCATAGCTGAAAGCAGACAATAAATACCGGTTAGCCTTAGCGCCACGCTGAGCAAATGGGTGGCCATACATTTTATGATTCTCTGTGGAATATAAAAGTCCCAGGTAGAGTTCCTTTGACTCGGGAACTCCCTTGCCAATCAAACACTTCTCCTCTACCACGTCCAGAGCTGCGTGTACATGGTACTGCAggtccagctcctgctccataTCCGATGTAGTCAGGTACATCGGGGCATTCTTTAAATAATAGAAATGTAAGTACATGCATCCATTTATACGAATATCACCCACATCTTTGCCAATAACTGCAACAAATGACatttttcttgtttatttACTTTCAGCGCAACAGCTGACGACAGGGGCACCGATAGTATCGGTAACAGGAGCGTATTTCGTCAACAATGTATCGGAATTAAAATCGATGCCAAGTATCGATTGTTGGGAAAAAGTCAAGTGCTGCCACACTGGTGAATTTAACAAGACCGTATTACGCCAAAAATTTTGCCACAAATTGATAAGACCAGACATTTTTATCTATACTCTCATTGTGGTAGTTGgagaaaaaaacattaaaaattgatATCATAGCTATTACTGATCGGCTTAGCACCCTGCTGGAGATGGCGCTGCAGATTGCACATAATAATCGTGGCAATCCGCACGCGCTGCATCCTCCACCAGCCGCCGAGCTTGTAGAGGTCTTTGTGCTATTTGTCAACACAACAAATCGCACTGTTGATCTCTATTGGGTGTGCGACCGCGATACGGAGAACATGTATCTCAGTTTGAAGCCGTTCGAGGAGGTGCGCGTCAACACGTACAACACGCACACCTGGCTCTTCCGCGACTACTACACAGGCGAGCGAATGCACGTTAAGTCCAGGCGCATATTTGTGCCCGTTCCCATGCGCGTTCCAAAGAACCCTCAACATCCCGAGGAGCTGTGCGATGTACGCAGCCAGGTGAACATCCATTTCCCGATGCGCAAACTCAAGGACACCTGTCTTTGGCTGCTTGCGCGCTATCTAAATCGCACGAGCAATTCACCTCGAAGGCTGGTCAGCAACTATATGATACCTTCGACGCTGAAGCAACAGTTGTTCGTTATTCTGACCACCATGGAGTCCTACTCGAGGACGGCTCGCATCAGACGGCGTCGCGTCCGAGAGAtgataaataatatttaaagtgGCATAAGGGAAGAAAGCCAAGCTTGATTTCCAAATAGTTTTAATAATAactttaattgattttcaattgTATCATCTTtcctttgatttgtttgtttgttacttatgtacAAATTGGCTTGCATAGAGCGTTTTATAGGTTGGTTTTCTACGATTGCattgatttttatattttttaacagtttacttataattaaatatataatatatgttctatgtatatatgtatttatatatatttatatatatatatatatatatataaacctAGTGTAAAACAAATGTgaatattacatacatatatgcgcAATTCTCTAGATCTAAATGTTTTCAGATGCGATGCCAGATAATGTAAATGGTATGTCTGCGGATTATCTACTTGTGTGTTGTGTCGCAAACTTAATCTCTTTTAAGTCTGAATC is a window of Drosophila pseudoobscura strain MV-25-SWS-2005 chromosome 3, UCI_Dpse_MV25, whole genome shotgun sequence DNA encoding:
- the Cpr47Ef gene encoding glycine-rich cell wall structural protein 1 isoform X11; this translates as MALKWALLITMLTLARSAKLDNKYLPPPASAASAGGSPGAGLQGPGGGFGGGGRPGGGNNGLGGINNGLGGFSGAGGASRPIGPAPAQRPSAPAASPPAGPPIPILSFVNENDGDGNYRFSYETGNGIKAQEEGTVKNKGSDSEIPSVMGSYSYTNPEGELVEISYTADENGFVPSGAALPTPPPVPEAIAKALAAQGISVLPGGGFSGGAGGQGGAGGPGGYGGAGGQGGGGGSGYGGGAGRGGAPGAGGQGGFGGGAGAPGGGGGQGGGGGGGYGGGAGRGGAPGAGGQGGLGGGPGAPGGGGGQGGGGGGGYGGGAGRGGAPGAGGQGGFGGGAGAPGGGGGQGGGGGGGYGGGAGRGGAPGAGGQGGFGGGAGAPGGGGGQGGGGGAGYGGGAGRGGAPGAGGQGGFGGGPGAPGGGGGQGGGGGGGYGGGAGRGGAPGAGGQGGFGGGPGAPGGGGGQGGGGGAGRGGAPGAGSQYIPPPPGLPGGGRGSGDFNPQTGYSY
- the Vhl gene encoding protein Vhl, which codes for MALQIAHNNRGNPHALHPPPAAELVEVFVLFVNTTNRTVDLYWVCDRDTENMYLSLKPFEEVRVNTYNTHTWLFRDYYTGERMHVKSRRIFVPVPMRVPKNPQHPEELCDVRSQVNIHFPMRKLKDTCLWLLARYLNRTSNSPRRLVSNYMIPSTLKQQLFVILTTMESYSRTARIRRRRVREMINNI
- the TpnC47D gene encoding troponin C, producing MDNIDEDLTPEQIAVLQKAFNSFDHQKTGSIPTEMVADILRLMGQPFDRQILDELINEVDEDKSGRLEFEEFVQLAAKFIVEEDDEAMQKELREAFRLYDKQGNGYIPTSCLKEILKELDDQLTDTELNMMIEEIDSDGSGTVDFDEFMEMMTGE
- the Cpr47Eg gene encoding cuticular protein 47Eg, producing MKFIIAFACLLAVAYANEDANVLRSEAEVNVDSFKYALELDNSVNVHQQGEQQGEQWVVKGDQAWTSPEGVPVSIQYVADENGYQVLAANPPLPTPPPIPEAIQRALDWIAAHPPKE
- the LOC4804741 gene encoding trafficking protein particle complex subunit 2-like protein isoform X2, with translation MSFVAVIGKDNAPMYLTTSDMEQELDLQYHVHAALDVVEEKCLIGKGVPESKELYLGLLYSTENHKIYGFVTNSRVKFIVVIDSSNVALRENEVRAIFRNLHILYTDAVCNPFYIPGESLTSK
- the Cpr47Ef gene encoding glycine-rich cell wall structural protein 1 isoform X12 — encoded protein: MALKWALLITMLTLARSAKLDNKYLPPPASAASAGGSPGAGLQGPGGGFGGGGRPGGGNNGLGGINNGLGGFSGAGGASRPIGPAPAQRPSAPAASPPAGPPIPILSFVNENDGDGNYRFSYETGNGIKAQEEGTVKNKGSDSEIPSVMGSYSYTNPEGELVEISYTADENGFVPSGAALPTPPPVPEAIAKALAAQGISVLPGGGFSGGAGGQGGAGGPGGYGGAGGQGGGGGSGYGGGAGRGGAPGAGGQGGFGGGAGAPGGGGGQGGGGGAGYGGGAGRGGAPGAGGQGGFGGGPGAPGGGGGQGGGGGGGYGGGAGRGGAPGAGGQGGFGGGAGAPGGGGGQGGGGGAGYGGGAGRGGAPGAGGQGGFGGGPGAPGGGGGQGGGGGGGYGGGAGRGGAPGAGGQGGFGGGPGAPGGGGGQGGGGGAGRGGAPGAGSQYIPPPPGLPGGGRGSGDFNPQTGYSY
- the LOC4804741 gene encoding trafficking protein particle complex subunit 2-like protein isoform X1, which gives rise to MSFVAVIGKDNAPMYLTTSDMEQELDLQYHVHAALDVVEEKCLIGKGVPESKELYLGLLYSTENHKIYGFVTNSRVKFIVVIDSSNVALRENEVRAIFRNLHILYTDAVCNPFYIPGESLTSKKFDRAVQKLMSGNA